A genome region from Leguminivora glycinivorella isolate SPB_JAAS2020 chromosome 13, LegGlyc_1.1, whole genome shotgun sequence includes the following:
- the LOC125232814 gene encoding CLIP domain-containing serine protease 14D-like produces MNDKFSILCVLSLLTWTPSYTADIKNCSDCTASYACAAFVTATENLIACTVKLPSCVPVVESQVVEQLSSNGCGRDDSGNAKVCCAELTAGVERALASVDHPNLPLLPENCGVGEDDEFANRVAGGVPVLGIYDYPWMIFISYQTQAGPQFQCGGSLINDRYVLTAAHCLSRKEVLTVRVREYDVETKGPPDIPIEEAIPHPGYRRRPVITDDIGLLRLKNPVNLYSKNAGTICLPVTRDLQNRDIVAQGATIAQRRKAEENYESVTLLYADVTIYSTEYCREQYNKSRKHGEEDKMINKICSDSNLKGACRGVSGAPLMVWAPFGDRKRFIQYGLVTYGPNRCGTLFPEVYTDVSKYITWILNTIRS; encoded by the exons atgaatgataaatttaGTATTTTATGTGTACTCAGTTTGTTAACATGGACTCCCTCTTACACAGCagatataa AAAACTGCAGCGATTGCACTGCTTCCTACGCCTGTGCTGCCTTCGTGACGGCGACAGAAAACCTGATAGCTTGCACGGTAAAGCTGCCATCTTGCGTGCCAGTAGTTGAATCCCAGGTGGTTGAGCAGCTGTCGAGTAACGGCTGCGGGCGCGATGATAGTGGGAACGCAAAG GTGTGCTGCGCAGAACTAACAGCTGGAGTGGAGAGAGCACTAGCGTCTGTTGACCATCCAAACCTTCCCTTGTTACCGGAAAACTGCGGAGTTGGAGAAGACGACGAGTTTGCGAATCGAGTAGCAGGTG GGGTTCCTGTTTTAGGAATCTACGACTATCCATGGATGATCTTCATTTCTTACCAGACTC AGGCAGGACCCCAATTCCAGTGCGGTGGCAGTCTGATAAACGACCGCTACGTGTTGACTGCGGCCCACTGTCTCTCCCGTAAGGAGGTACTAACTGTGAGGGTACGGGAATACGATGTTGAAACTAAAGGGCCTCCA GATATTCCTATAGAAGAGGCCATTCCTCACCCAGGATACCGCCGTAGACCTGTCATAACAGATGACATCGGACTCCTGAGACTGAAAAATCCTGTGAACTTATATTCCA AAAACGCTGGCACAATTTGCCTGCCAGTAACTCGCGACCTGCAGAACCGCGACATAGTTGCACAGGGCGCCACCATCGCCCAAAGGCGGAAAGCTGAGGAAAACTACGAATCGGTCACGCTGCTATATGCCGATGTAACCATCTATAGCACCGAGTATTGCCGGGAGCAGTATAATAA AAGCAGAAAGCATGGCGAAGAAGACAAGATGATCAACAAGATTTGCTCCGACTCCAACCTAAAGGGCGCTTGTCGCGGGGTCTCCGGGGCCCCCTTAATGGTGTGGGCCCCCTTTGGGGACCGAAAGCGCTTCATACAATACGGTCTCGTAACGTATGGACCAAATCGATGCGGGACCCTTTTTCCGGAAGTTTACACTGACGTTTCGAAATATATAACGTGGATTTTGAATACAATACGATCTTga
- the LOC125232926 gene encoding phenoloxidase-activating factor 3-like isoform X1 — protein MNSKVNILCVLLSLLIGIPCYSADTKNCSDCTTINACAAAVAATENLSACEQKLPSCVPGVEIQMKERLLSNACGDGKVCCSQLSTNPTSASVESVDNHPNLHLLPDECGKIFVNKLLGGRAAHLYQYPWITLISYKTRLGPQFECGGSLINERYVLTAAHCITNLTLLGVRIGEHDLDTITDCEGNPPTLTCESKLQDIRIEEAIPHPEYHGKPNIKNDIGLLRLKKPVDLSFKNAGLICLPVSRDLLGRNLGGQHATVAGWGYTEKGYISHKLLEDYVPIHTAESCRELYNR, from the exons AAAACTGCAGCGATTGCACAACTATCAACGCCTGTGCTGCCGCCGTGGCAGCGACAGAAAACCTGTCAGCTTGCGAGCAAAAGCTGCCATCTTGCGTGCCAGGAGTCGAGATCCAGATGAAAGAGCGACTGTTGAGCAACGCCTGTGGGGATGGAAAG GTTTGTTGCTCTCAACTGTCGACTAATCCAACATCTGCCAGCGTGGAAAGTGTGGACAACCACCCGAACCTCCACCTGCTTCCGGACGAGTGTGGAAAGATCTTCGTGAACAAACTCTTAG GAGGCAGAGCCGCGCATCTTTACCAGTATCCATGGATAACGCTTATCTCATACAAAACAC GACTGGGGCCGCAGTTCGAATGCGGTGGCAGTCTCATCAACGAGCGTTACGTCCTCACAGCAGCCCACTGCATCACCAATCTGACCCTGCTTGGTGTGAGGATCGGAGAGCACGATTTGGACACAATTACGGACTGTGAAGGAAACCCTCCCACTCTTACCTGCGAGTCTAAACTTCAG GATATCCGTATTGAGGAGGCTATACCCCATCCAGAATACCACGGTAAACCCAATATCAAAAACGATATCGGTCTACTCAGGCTTAAAAAGCCAGTGGATTTGTCTTTCA agaACGCTGGTTTAATCTGCCTGCCAGTATCCAGAGACTTATTAGGCCGTAACCTCGGTGGACAGCACGCCACCGTTGCTGGCTGGGGATACACGGAGAAAGGATATATCTCACATAAGCTGCTTGAGGATTACGTGCCAATACATACTGCTGAGTCGTGCCGAGAACTGTATAACAGGTAA
- the LOC125232926 gene encoding phenoloxidase-activating factor 3-like isoform X2, producing the protein MKERLLSNACGDGKVCCSQLSTNPTSASVESVDNHPNLHLLPDECGKIFVNKLLGGRAAHLYQYPWITLISYKTRLGPQFECGGSLINERYVLTAAHCITNLTLLGVRIGEHDLDTITDCEGNPPTLTCESKLQDIRIEEAIPHPEYHGKPNIKNDIGLLRLKKPVDLSFKNAGLICLPVSRDLLGRNLGGQHATVAGWGYTEKGYISHKLLEDYVPIHTAESCRELYNR; encoded by the exons ATGAAAGAGCGACTGTTGAGCAACGCCTGTGGGGATGGAAAG GTTTGTTGCTCTCAACTGTCGACTAATCCAACATCTGCCAGCGTGGAAAGTGTGGACAACCACCCGAACCTCCACCTGCTTCCGGACGAGTGTGGAAAGATCTTCGTGAACAAACTCTTAG GAGGCAGAGCCGCGCATCTTTACCAGTATCCATGGATAACGCTTATCTCATACAAAACAC GACTGGGGCCGCAGTTCGAATGCGGTGGCAGTCTCATCAACGAGCGTTACGTCCTCACAGCAGCCCACTGCATCACCAATCTGACCCTGCTTGGTGTGAGGATCGGAGAGCACGATTTGGACACAATTACGGACTGTGAAGGAAACCCTCCCACTCTTACCTGCGAGTCTAAACTTCAG GATATCCGTATTGAGGAGGCTATACCCCATCCAGAATACCACGGTAAACCCAATATCAAAAACGATATCGGTCTACTCAGGCTTAAAAAGCCAGTGGATTTGTCTTTCA agaACGCTGGTTTAATCTGCCTGCCAGTATCCAGAGACTTATTAGGCCGTAACCTCGGTGGACAGCACGCCACCGTTGCTGGCTGGGGATACACGGAGAAAGGATATATCTCACATAAGCTGCTTGAGGATTACGTGCCAATACATACTGCTGAGTCGTGCCGAGAACTGTATAACAGGTAA